The Chiloscyllium plagiosum isolate BGI_BamShark_2017 chromosome 3, ASM401019v2, whole genome shotgun sequence genomic interval CGTATCTCACTTCCTGTCAACCTGAACCACTCCCCACTCCTGCCTTCCATGGTCTAACATAATGCTGCCCAGGCCTCCTGCTGTGCACAGAGCTCCTGAGCAGCTTTGAGAAAGTGAATAAAATACCTGGCACCAAAATCATTCTGATGTGATGGCCAGCCATGTTTTCTGTTTTATCCACCTCAAGACGAGAAGGCACAAAGATTCTGTGAGCCATGACCTCACATGCAAAAACTGGGCAAATGAATATCACTCAGCACCATTCTATTTAGAAGATCAGGagtaatttgaaaattatttgcACGATAATACCCTGATAAAATGTACtcagaaaggttcagaaaatatacTAACTTAGGGATGTATCGCCTAATAGCCCAAGTAGCCTAATAGATTAAGAAAATCCCTTTTGCTTTGTGTATTGTCTTTCAAAGACAGATATTTAACATTCACAAAGTTAGTTTTGAGGGAAGTTTGGAGAACTTTTGCCCTTTAAGACTTAAAGGGAGTTGGCCATGGGTTtagacaatagaacatagaacattataccgcagtatagacccttcagccctcgatgttgtgtcgacctgtggaaccaatctgaagcccatctaatctgcactatcccattctcatccaaatgcctatccaatgaccatttaaatgcccttaaagttggtgagtctactacggttgcaggcagtgtgttacacgcctctactactctctgagtaaagaaactacctctgatatctgtcctatatccatcacccctcaatttaaagctatgtcccctcgtgctagccattgccatctgaggaataAGCCTCTCACTATCTAagctatctcaccctctgattatcttatatgtctcaattaagtcatctcttaaccttcttcccactaacgaaaatagcctcaagtccctcagcctttcctcgtaagacctttcctccataccaggcagcatcctagtaaatctcctctgaaccctttccaaagcttccatatcctttctacaatgtggtggccagaactgtatgtaatactccaaatgtggccacaccagagatttgtacagctgcagcatgatctcatggttctgataTTCAATCCCTCAAGTTTACAGTTTATAAATACATTAGGTAGTAAACTGTACAGAGAAGAACATGCTGAAAAATATATACTAACTTTAACTGAATAATCACAATGGGAAAAGAAGACACAGGTGAAAATTAATAAAAGATAAATTTAGGACTAATATCAGAAAGTTCTGAATATGAAGAATATATAGAATAAACATTAACTTGAGTAACTAAGGAAATGTGTCTGAAGGAACAGCACAATGTATATTTCTCTGGAATGATGCAATAATGTTGGTTGAACAGCATTCATTGTCTGTATTTATGGTGTGAATTTGTCAatgatttcaattcaattttgtaAACTGTTAACCTGCTAATAATTCATTTGATATGTGATATATTTTATTGCTATTCAAGCCCTGCCTGTAACcaatatgaaattgtccattgtaGGTATGGGGAGAAACAGTGgaataataaaacagaatgcGGGAGAATCAGTCAGCCATTCTGTAACCTCACACATGTGACAAAGCACTTTATGGAGCCACACTTTGCAAGAGTTCAAGCGCTTACAACAAATGGTCACTCAAACTGGGTGCATAGTAAAAGGCTTATTCCCTTCTGGGGCAGTAAGTATTTGTGCATTGCTATGCCTGTCATTCATCTTGATTTTTTGGCTGAATGAAATAAGATGAGTTAATGTCCTGCCTCCTCTGAATCCATCATGTGACTTTGTAAAACAGGCAATGATCATGTGCAATCTTGAAAATTCCTGTCAAGATATTAAACAAAAAGTAATAGGAAGTACCCAAAAGGATTCAGAAGGTAAAGCTTTGTGTTTATCAGCCTCCTTGTACCCTAGTCAGACACTGATTGTGCCATTTTTAATATTAGAGAAGTGTGTTTTTATGAGAGATGTATAAATTTCTCTTTGAGCCTTAAAAGGAGTTGACCATGAATTGACATTATAGAGATAGATTAAGCAGCAAACTGTCTGGTAAATTATGTACTAAACACATATAGTAATAAACggttgtgtttgacaaagttctctgtgaggcagcatcaaaggagaaggagaatcaacgttttctccttctcctttgttgctgcctgacctgctgcccttttcaagcaacacatttttaagctctgatccccagcatctgcagtccttactttctcaaaGTTCTCTGTGATCCAGCATCTCAATTAATTTTGAACCAGCCTCTTTGGCATCAAGTAATGTTCCATGGAAGAGATAGTAGAAGGATTATAAAATAAGAGGAACCAGTGGTTGTAATATATTTCAACTTGCAAAAGGTGTTCAATAATGTACCATACAAAAAGCTACTTAATAAGCTCAGAGCGCATGGTATTTGGAATTGGCGAAACAATAGAAGAGAGTTGTGATGGAGAGGGAGGGATGGATAATCAGGATACCAATCAGTAACTTGTGTAgaaccacagggatcaatgctaggGCCACATTATTTACAGTATTTATTAGTGTTTTGAGAATGGAAGTGAAAGTATtgtcaggtttgtggatgacacaaaattagatgGGAGGGCAAGTGGTAAGGGTgcatagagggatatagacatgTTAAGTGAGTGGGGCTAAAACTCGTTagacagaatataatgtgggaaaatgttctttggcaggaagaatagaggagccgAGTGTTATTTAACTGGGGAAAGACGATAGCAAGTTACAACACCAAGGGATTTGGGGATCCTTGTCCAGAAATTGCAAAACACTAACATGggagttcagcaggtaatagggaaggcaaatgaagtaTGATCCTTTATTTTAATAGAAATAGAGTACAAAaacagggaagtcttgctaaaactatgcaaggcaaTAATTAGACCTCAAACAAAAAccgaagttgctgaaaaagctcagcaggtctggcagcatcagtgcagagaaatcaaagttaacatttcaacccagtgatccttcctcagaactaaataGTAGTTTGAACTAAatagttagaccacacctggaatactgtcaaCAGTTCCCTTATCAAAGGAAAGAATAtagtggcattggaagcagtcagAGAAGACTCATTAGTTTGGTCTTGGGTATGGAGGGATCTTCTTATTTGGAGACATTGATTAGCTTGAGCCTAtactcattgaagtttaaaaCAAGaagtaatcttattgaaatgtatacgTTTATTAGggaacttgacagagtagatgcagagatGCTGTTTCCCCCTTTGGGAGAGTCTCGGAATCAGAGGTCATAATCTCTGAATTTggggtcacctatttaagacagcagtcaggagtaatttcttctcttggagggttGTGAATTCTTTATCATAGAGGGCTGTAGAGGTTAGTATGTTAAGTATTTTCATGACTGAGAGATTTTTTATTGGTAAGGGGAAGTCAAGAATTATCGAAAATGCTGGAGTGTAGAGTTGAAAAATATCAAGTCAACTATGATGTCATTAAACTGCAGAGCAAATTGATTGGTCAagtggtctatttctgctctaatgttttatggtcttattgtcaTTTAACATAATGTAACATGAGACCAAATGTAACATATGACCAAAATCTTAGACCTTTAGGTTGGTTTAAAGGGGcattttaaaggaggagagagcagTAGCAAAGTCAAGAAGTTTATGGAGGTTCACACTTTGGCAACTGAAGGAATGACCACTTTGGTCAAGCAATGAAAGTCAGAATACAAGTTAGAGACCAAAGTATAgtcacagagagatttgggaaggttggaggaggttacagagatagggaggtgttGTGAGTCAGAAACGATGGGAGTTAGGTTCCGTTATCAGTGTTTTGGATCATCTCAAATTTATGAAGATGGAATATAGATGGCTGATGATTAATATTTCTTTTACTTATGGGTTGGGGGTAAAAGTACAATGATTATAATAAGTCAAGACAGAAATTATTGAATTTGTAATTGTGCACAAAAAAACTTTGCTTTTTTGAATGATTTAAGATGTACTTAAACCACATCATGTTCATGCAAAATGTATCCCTTTTTAATACTTATACTTTCTAAtactttttgaatatttttgaaccTTTAGCAGCCATTGGTCCCCCAAAGATTAAACTCACATCCAGGTCAAGATCAATGCGGGTGGAATTGTTTGCTCCACAAACACCATTCAGATGGAAAAATGGCTCCTGGATTACCTTGAATAAAGTATATATCGACTTGGAATACCAAATAGACATTACAGGAAATCCTGTAGATCATGTAAGATTAAAGTTACTGTCTTTATGTTACAAATGCTCCATTAGTTCCTTTAAATGAAACACTATAACATTGACACTCTATCAGAGCAACACCTTCAGGTGACCATAGCTATAAGATGAAACTGCTTAATGTAGAATCACATTTGTGATTTTCCACATTGTGACTTCCATTTGAGACAATATAATGAAGTAAAGGACTTGTTCTCTGTATACAGGGTTACATTGGCTAATACTAGGCACAAGAGAATAAGTGACTCACTTAATTAGGAAAAGTTACAAGGAGTACAACTGCTATTTATAACAGAGAGAGgtaaaaataaaaacatgaaaaaCGGAAGGTATGTcattttagtttttgtttatttccagattcagaagtcacatgacaccagtttctaatccaacaggtttatttgaaatcacaagcttttggagcattacTTCTTTGtcagctttgtccaccccagtccaacactggcacctccagatTGGGTAGTACAGATGGAAGATTGGATTACTTCTATGTGGAAATGGAAGAAGCTTGCATTCCCTGTAAAAGTCCTTGATAATTTTCCCATTGTCCACCTGCCTGCCTTGACCTCTGTAATCTTACAGTGATTTTGGTGACAGTCTAGGCCTACCCACCTTCGATGCTTTTAACTGGCCAGTTATCAATCACTTAAGAGCTGTTTCCCACCCAGTCTCAACTTTCAGGCTGGAGGAAAATTCAGGGGCAATGCCCAGAAAATGTCCCTATCCAGGAGTCCTCCATTAAAAGCCTCCTTTCAGCATTAGGCAACGTCTCCAAGGTAGGAGTCTCTCCAACCCTTGGACTCTTTACCAACATCCGCACCCAGTTCTCTGCTCACCTCCTTCCCCCTGGCAAGACCTGTGCTTTTACTTGGTCCTTACATCCAGTCTTAGATGACTCCTtaagaaagaaaaatcattttCCTTAATTCATTCTTAGTAAGTGGGCTTTGTTGACCagtggcagcatttattgcccatctctatttgcccttgacAATGCGAATCAGATATGTAGACAATTCACAGGGATGTGTAAAAGCAATAATAGTGTTGTTGCATTAGGGGATTTCAACATCTCCTACATTAATTGGGATAGTGTAAAGGGTTTAGGTGGGCCAGATTACTTGAAATACATTCTGGAGAGCTTTTGATGTCAATACATAGAAGGTCCTACAAGGAATGGTTGAGTGCTGGACGTAATTGTGGGGAGTGAAGCCAGACAGCTATTCAAGGTGGCAATGGGAGATCAGTGGGTGATAACAAACACAACGCTGTACAAATTTTAGTTTGTTGTGGAAAGAAAATGATCTGCAAAAATAAAGGTTTTGGATTGAAGAGAAATGCAGATTTTATTAAGGTAAAGCAGGATCTGGCTCAGAACAGTGACTTGTGCAAAACTCTATGACAGAACAGTTGCTTGGGGCTGGGAGTGACATTCAAAAGGGAAATTGTTGAGTCCGGGCCCAACAAGTTCCCACTGGGTGCTCAGAGAACCCTAGATATCTCGGAATATTCAGAATAgattaaaaggaaaagagaggcttATGACaggtaaaaatggaacaaattagcaGAGGCCCTAGTTTTGTTCAGAAAATGCAGGGAGCACCTTACAACAGCAATTAGGAGAGAAAAGACGGGCCAGAAAAATCACTGGTGGGTAAAATTACCGAGGTAATCAACAAATCTATTAACAGAAAGAGGATAACTAAAGCAAGAATCGGGCCAATCTGTGTGGGGAGCTGGAGGACATTGTTAAACAAGTTTAACACATCTATCTTCACATGAGAGAAGGAGGATATAGGTACAGCATTTGGAGAAAGGGACTGTGAAGGTTTTGATATGGGAGTTAAGAGGTATTGGAGGTTTTGACAGGCTTAAATATGTGGGCAAATCCTCAGGTCTGAGTGAGTTGTAtctcaggctgctgtgggaggcgaTGGAGGAAATTACAAGGCActgacccaaatttttaattgCTCTCTGGCAACGGgggaggtgctggatgactggaagACAACTAATTAATTCCACTTTTCAAAAGAGGTATGAGCAATAAACcaggaattatagaccattgagtttcacatcagtggtagggagaTCTAAGGTTTGATTACAGATAATCAGCTTGGCTTTGTCAGCGGGGAGGGCATTGTCCAACaaatttgattgtatttttcaatgtggTGATCAGGTGTGTAAAAGAGGGTGGTGCAGTAAGTGGAGTTTACGTGGaattcagcaaggcctttgacaagatctcacatgggagactggGAAAGAAAGTAAATCACATGGGGTCGAGGGTATCTGGCAAAGATTTGGAAGACAAAGGATGTAGAAGGCTATGTGTGTGACTGGAGAGTGGCATCCAGTAGCATATCGAAGGGGTTCAGTGCTTGGTTTGCAGATGACGTAATGATTGACCAggtggttaatagtgaggaaggaggttTTTAAGTTACAGGGAGATATAGCCTGTTTGTTCAAATTGGCAGATGGTCTTTAATgctgaaaagtatgaggtgatgcactttggaagaagtaacatatcaagggagtactcaatgattGGAGGGACGCCAGGAATctcaaggaacagagggatctttgggtgCTTATTcgcagatccctgaaggtggcaagacaggtTAATAGTGAacttaagaaggcatatgggacacttgtctTTGGCAGTTATGGAATAGTTTGTCAGAccagggagattatgttgaagCTGTATATAACATTAGTTCAGCCATAAGTGGAGTACCATGAGTGGTTCTGTTCGCTACacgataggaaggatatgattgcgttggagagggtgagaggagattcgccaggatgttgcctgggattaaGCAGTTTAGGTATAAAAAGAGGCTATTTAAGCTCGAGATATTTTCTTTAGGCTAGAGAAGCCTGAGGGAAGACCTgtttgagatatataagattgtGAGGAGCATTATCAGGTGGGGAGGACGTTTCTGTGCTCcttagttgaaggatcaataatGAGAGGGCAAAATTTGAAAGTGAAACTCAgggggttcagaggggatttgagaaaagatcttttcacccagagagtcataataaaatctggaatgcactacctgaggAGTAGCAGAGGCAAGCAACCTCACAACATTTAGGCGGTACTTAGAagaacacttgaagtgtcataacattcaaggctaaggGCCATGTGCTGAAAAGTAGGATTAGTTGTTAAATCattgcagacctgatgggctgaagggccttttctatgttttatgactctatgaccttatgcAAGTCAATGGATAGTTTTGattctcttgtttgagatggtcattccCTTGAGCTTGTGTGACATTAAtgctatttgccacttgtcagctcaaatcTGGATATTGCCCAGGCCTTACTGCATGTGAACATAGACTTGTtcagttgctggaaaagataGAAACTAGGCTATTTGTCCACCCACTAAATGGGAAATGATGCCTAGATTGGAAGCAAAGGATGAAAGTTGAAAAGTTAATAGTGCAAAAAGATGGAACAATAATCCAGACAATATTTTAGCAAATACTTCCACTGATTTTCTTAAGATGTAGTAATTCCTTGTTCATCATTTTACAGAGACCTGAATCGTGCAGAGCAACAAGTACAACAATATCTATCCAGGATCTAAAACCCAGAACAACTTACTGCATGCATGCTCAAATACAGACACCTTTATTTCATAAAATTAGTGAATATAGTAGAGAGGGATGTGCAACAACGTTTGATGGTAAGGCAAATTGACCTCAGTGGATTACTTGTTCTAGattctttcattggatgtgggtatcaccggcaaggccagtatttgttgtccatccctaattgcactggAACTTAGTGGCTTTCTAACCAGTTAAGAGGCAAGCACAGCTCAGTGGGTCAGGAACCACACATAGGCTGGATCAGGTAGGAATGGCAGACTCgaaaagagtggcactggaaaagcacaacaggccaggcagcatccgaggagcgagacagttggcatttcgggcataagcccttcatcaggaatgggctttcccacaaaacattgactctcctgctcctcggatgctgcctgacctgctgtgcttttccagtgccagccttctcaggtttgattctccagcatatgcagtcctcactttctcctaagaatgGCAGATCGCCTTTCTTCGAGGTGTTTAATgaaccaaatgcatttttaaaataactgatAATAGTTGTTATCAACAATATTCTCAAACTCACCCAGCCTCTCTTCATTCCTAAACTGCTCAATGGCAGGCAATATCCTGATGCATTTCCTTTCATCCTCTCCAATGTAATCACATCATTTCtttagtgtagtgaccagaactgcacacagtactccagatgtggcacAACTAATGTTACACagcttcaacataacctcccCACTCTTACAATCTGTTCCACCGCTGGTAAAGATAAGTGTCCCAAATGCCACCTTTAATATagtattaacctgtcctgccccCATCAGAGAACTGTGGACAAggacccaaagatccctctgttcctctgagtttcctagggtcctgtcattcattgagtactcacttatcttgttacttcttccaaagtgcatcacctcacacttttcagggttaCATACTGTGacgatgctactcctttaacaagattatgttgtccttagTCTTTTCCAAAAGGGATTGTAAATTTCTCTGGACATATCTACTTGAGTaggtttttaaatctttcttttgaaacacttgtacaatgaaaggggagtggccagttctctcagttcagagttttgttttggtttggttttagcaagcagtgtATTTCAGGGTGGCGGTCAAAGAAAGAGCTCCATGCTGatcttctctatctctctctgctatctctcctataagaacctatgtttgatttttccttttttgccaaggaaGTCTTGATGGGGATGTTGCAGGTACTTGGAACAGCATCACTAAGTTGTGATAGAGTCGAAtggattttcagataggttaagttattctaaattttgttcttttttttcatgtttctttCAGTAgtctttaaataaattctgttttgtttaaaactaagtggttgggtcagctgcatccctcctggaatattcactctacacctgcttaaaacaactagcaaagttcgggtctgggctaccttcttgaaatgttttgagggggtctggcctggtccatagcaaTACCACCTGCCACAGAGCTGCCAATTTGGCCAACCCAGCTGtatcttcctgtattctgacttcACATTCCAAACTTATGAAtcgaaatttttaaaatttcaacagtTGCCacggctggatttgaacctgtggcCATAGGCCATTACAAAGTCTTTAAGCTACTAGGTCAGTGATAtttgccactgtgccgccatcaCACTCAGGCTTGCACATGTTAAACTAAACATCAGTTTTGAAATGACTGGAGCaattgttttatatatattatattatactgaaaataaaagagtacagcacaagaacaggcctttcagcccattaaaGTTAATAATATTAGTCTTTCCTTCATAAAGCATTCCACTACAATTGTTCCCTTTTCTTAATGTTTTCCCAGTGGGATGGTCCTGATTCATGTTAAGTCAGGTTCCCACAGCTGATGGCAATGTCACCCTCTGTCATTCCATcaacttaatcattctttttgCTTGCATAAGTTATGGCCAAGCTATTCAACCACTGGGAGAATCACAGCCAAAGTGTCTGCTCCCATTATTCACAAGAACAGTGTAATGATTAAGAACATGAATCCCAAGTACATTTACTTTTCCTTTTCTAGTTCATGAAATACTGAAGCCAACTGTAATGTTCCCTACTCAATCCTGATTGAGAATACATAACAGGTTTCCACACAAGATTGGTTCAAAACTCATTTATTCTTCCCTCCAATCAAAGTTTAAGAAATAATTACTATTGTTTTCATTCATGTCATAGAAAAGCTCCTAAAAGTttgtaaattaattattttagcCAAGTCCTATACAGTATTTGCCActtcaataaaaataaagcatttaTTATGTGCCAAGGTGCCATATAAGTCCAAATTCCACATAAATACAATTTGAGTTAGACCTGCAGCCAtttaatgctggcaaatgggaccagattaatttaggatatttagtcGACAGGGACAAACTGgattgaagggtcagtttccgtgctgtatgatgctATGGCTTTTTTACTCTATAGCAGcaaatgtaaaacaaagaacaaaaaataatGAGCATTATAAGTTTCCATACATGTGTTTGTCCTTCCAGACTAATATTTGGGAAATGTGCCCATTAATGTCATGAAATTATTCAGCCAACAGTATCTAGTGATAAGGTAATAGGAGCATACTCTGTGAATGAGGAATTTcaagagtggaaatgtcaaatagaaTTCTGACAAAACTATTATAACTAGCTACTTCATACATTAAAAATTAGTGTATAGTTAAGAATAAGTTTACTAAAAAATGAGTTCACAGATTTTCACCGCAATCCTCACAATGATAATGAAATATTTTCTGGCATGTTATGGTTCCAAACCTCTTGAAGTTAATTTGTGGTTGTGCAATTGGACAACAAATGTCAGTGATCATTTGTATGACTTGTACATGATTTGTGCTTAGCTTACACTAAGGTTACGTTGATTGATTAAGAAATTCTACATCCACTTTCTATTCTAAAACATGTTTTATGAAATAAATGGTCCTTTTCGTTGTCCTGTCTCTTATAATATGGTGAATGACACAGAAAAATTTACTTGTTCTGTTTTTTCTCCCCAGATGTCGAATGATAATATGAGTTGAAACAGGAAGATTACTTTAAAGTGAATTGTCTTAATGTGCTTTATACAACATACAATCAAATGAACAAGAGAACAAATCA includes:
- the LOC122548661 gene encoding interleukin-22 receptor subunit alpha-2-like, which gives rise to MEPHFARVQALTTNGHSNWVHSKRLIPFWGTAIGPPKIKLTSRSRSMRVELFAPQTPFRWKNGSWITLNKVYIDLEYQIDITGNPVDHRPESCRATSTTISIQDLKPRTTYCMHAQIQTPLFHKISEYSREGCATTFDDVE